GGGTGCGGAAGGCGCTCTTCTCAAGCGGACGATCGAGCACGATCTCGTAAACCCGCTGCAGATCAGGAAGCGTGAATTCCGCAGGCATCAGAAAAGCGGGCAGCGAGGTGTATTCCACCTTGTTGCGCAGGCGCTGGATTGCGCTTGCCAGGATGTCGCCGTGATCGAAGGCGAGCTTGTCCTTGAGCCGGCCACTGACGATCGGGTGCCAACGCGCATCGGGTGTGAGCACGCTTGCGTCGGCCGCGATCAGCGCGAAATAGGCATGCGTCGCCGACCAACCGCGCGGATCGCGCGTCGCACTTCCCCAGCTTCCGAGTTGCTCCAGATAAGGGCTCGGGACCCCCGTCTTCTCCTTCAGCTTGCGGGCGGCACAGGCGGCGAGATCGCGGTCCTTCGCG
This DNA window, taken from Bradyrhizobium manausense, encodes the following:
- a CDS encoding NUDIX hydrolase; translation: MAGRDRGEVSGKSGQLDFPRPLTTVDVVIFTILHDRLQVLLVQRPAGEGEAYPHALALPGGFVDVAKDRDLAACAARKLKEKTGVPSPYLEQLGSWGSATRDPRGWSATHAYFALIAADASVLTPDARWHPIVSGRLKDKLAFDHGDILASAIQRLRNKVEYTSLPAFLMPAEFTLPDLQRVYEIVLDRPLEKSAFRTRILSADMIEPVAKMRRGPNRPAQLYRLGKGREPVYFVRTFNPPE